One window of Macrococcus sp. 19Msa1099 genomic DNA carries:
- the nirB gene encoding nitrite reductase large subunit NirB yields the protein MKQKLVMIGNGMAGIRTIEEILERNPDLFEITVIGEEPYPNYNRIMLSNILQKKMDVQETILNDYEWYKEQGITLINDDKAESIDRTNKRVTTKKGITVSYDKLIIATGSTAFMLPIDGVKLEGVIGWRTIKDTEYIIEQARHYKKAVVIGGGLLGLECARGLLDQGMDVTVVHLGEWLMEMQLDRKAGEMLKADLEKQGMKFKLQGNTQEIIGKERVEAIRLSDGSVIETDLVVMAVGIRPVTKQARAAELEIGRGIVVNDFMQTSDPDIYAVGECVEHNAKVYGLVAPLYEQGKVLADHITGNPTDGYHGSTTFTSLKVSGCDLFSAGKIYEGEKTRGIEVYNGLDNVYKKVYVEEGKVVGAVLYGDTEEGNRFYNMMKKEEAIEEFTLVSLLHKAGEVDAISVETMADDETICGCNGISKGQIVKAVHEKGLTTVGEVTAHTKAGGSCGKCKGQIADLLSFTLGDKFEAGGPAGICGCTDLSRDQIVTQIRAKGLKTSKEVRHVLGFKNLGGCPKCRPAVNYYLNMCWPHEHEDEKDSRYANERFHANIQNDGTFSVIPQMQGGVTNPDQLIKLGEVAKKYDVPLVKITGAQRIGLYGIKKEELPQVWEDLGMRSASAYGKKLRSVKSCVGKEFCRFGTQLTTQLAIRLESTFEYIDTPHKFKIGVSGCPRSCVESGVKDFGVIGVENGFQIFVGGNGGTEVKAATLLTTVATEDEVVRLCGAMMQYYRETGIYAERTAPWMERLGFDKVKEVLLDEAKQQELYDRLMDANKARQEEPWKAIASDEEKRKMYEVERV from the coding sequence ATGAAACAAAAATTAGTGATGATTGGTAATGGTATGGCAGGAATACGTACGATCGAAGAAATTTTGGAGCGTAATCCAGATCTATTTGAAATTACAGTTATCGGTGAAGAACCATATCCGAACTATAATCGTATTATGCTGTCAAATATTTTACAGAAGAAGATGGATGTTCAGGAAACAATTCTAAATGATTATGAATGGTATAAAGAACAAGGCATCACATTAATCAATGATGATAAAGCTGAATCAATCGACAGAACAAATAAGAGAGTAACAACGAAAAAGGGAATTACAGTTTCATATGATAAACTCATCATTGCAACAGGTTCTACTGCCTTCATGTTACCGATTGATGGTGTGAAACTTGAAGGTGTAATCGGCTGGAGAACGATTAAAGATACAGAATACATCATTGAGCAGGCGCGTCATTACAAAAAAGCTGTCGTAATCGGTGGTGGATTGCTTGGATTAGAATGTGCGCGTGGATTGCTTGACCAGGGCATGGATGTTACTGTTGTACATTTAGGCGAATGGTTAATGGAAATGCAGCTAGACCGTAAAGCTGGAGAAATGTTGAAAGCAGATTTAGAGAAACAAGGTATGAAATTTAAATTACAAGGGAATACACAGGAAATTATCGGTAAAGAACGCGTTGAAGCAATCCGTTTAAGTGACGGTTCAGTAATTGAAACGGATTTAGTTGTTATGGCTGTTGGTATTCGTCCCGTAACAAAGCAAGCACGTGCCGCTGAACTTGAAATCGGTCGTGGTATCGTTGTTAATGACTTTATGCAGACAAGTGACCCAGATATATACGCAGTTGGTGAATGTGTTGAGCATAACGCAAAAGTTTATGGCTTAGTAGCGCCACTTTACGAACAAGGGAAAGTATTAGCTGACCACATTACTGGCAATCCAACAGATGGATATCACGGTTCAACTACATTTACTTCACTTAAAGTATCTGGTTGTGACTTATTCTCTGCGGGTAAGATTTATGAAGGTGAAAAGACACGCGGTATTGAAGTGTACAACGGTTTAGATAATGTCTATAAAAAAGTGTATGTAGAAGAAGGTAAAGTTGTAGGAGCAGTACTGTACGGTGATACCGAAGAAGGTAACCGCTTCTACAATATGATGAAAAAAGAAGAAGCAATCGAAGAATTTACATTAGTGTCATTACTGCATAAAGCTGGTGAAGTTGATGCAATCAGTGTGGAAACGATGGCAGACGATGAAACAATTTGTGGATGTAACGGTATATCTAAAGGGCAGATCGTTAAAGCTGTACATGAAAAAGGATTGACGACGGTTGGTGAAGTTACAGCGCATACTAAAGCGGGTGGATCATGTGGTAAATGTAAAGGTCAAATCGCTGATTTACTTAGCTTTACTTTAGGAGATAAATTTGAAGCAGGGGGACCGGCTGGAATATGTGGTTGTACTGATCTTTCGCGTGATCAGATTGTGACACAAATTCGTGCAAAAGGATTAAAGACATCTAAAGAAGTTCGTCACGTATTAGGATTTAAAAACTTAGGTGGATGTCCGAAATGTCGTCCTGCAGTCAACTACTACTTAAATATGTGCTGGCCACATGAACATGAAGATGAAAAAGACTCGCGCTATGCAAATGAACGTTTCCATGCAAACATTCAAAATGATGGTACTTTCTCAGTTATTCCACAGATGCAGGGTGGAGTAACGAATCCTGATCAGTTAATTAAATTAGGTGAAGTGGCGAAGAAATATGATGTGCCATTAGTGAAGATCACTGGTGCACAACGCATCGGTCTATATGGTATTAAGAAAGAGGAATTGCCTCAAGTATGGGAAGATCTAGGTATGCGTTCGGCATCTGCATACGGTAAAAAACTACGTTCTGTTAAATCATGTGTCGGTAAAGAATTCTGTCGATTCGGTACACAGTTAACGACGCAACTTGCAATTCGTCTCGAGTCAACATTTGAATATATTGATACACCGCATAAATTTAAGATTGGGGTATCAGGCTGTCCACGTAGCTGTGTAGAATCTGGTGTGAAAGATTTCGGTGTTATCGGTGTCGAGAATGGCTTCCAGATCTTTGTTGGTGGTAATGGTGGTACAGAAGTTAAAGCTGCAACGTTACTTACGACAGTAGCAACTGAAGATGAAGTTGTACGTTTATGTGGCGCGATGATGCAATACTACCGTGAAACAGGAATTTACGCTGAACGTACTGCACCGTGGATGGAGCGCTTAGGTTTCGACAAGGTGAAAGAAGTACTGCTGGATGAAGCGAAACAACAGGAATTATACGATCGTTTGATGGATGCTAATAAAGCACGTCAGGAAGAACCATGGAAAGCAATTGCATCAGATGAAGAGAAACGAAAAATGTATGAAG
- a CDS encoding bifunctional precorrin-2 dehydrogenase/sirohydrochlorin ferrochelatase: MYPVMLNLEGKNILIVGGGRIAKRKVNGLQGEGAHITVIAPEIDAEIERMDVACIQHPFIKQDISQYDIVFITTNDDDVNKQVMECVYDNQLVNDCSNKSNSNFFNVASFKHEDMRIMISSEGVSPEKSKALKHKIKALLK, translated from the coding sequence ATGTATCCGGTCATGCTTAATTTAGAAGGGAAAAATATTCTTATTGTTGGTGGAGGCAGAATTGCAAAGCGCAAAGTAAATGGTTTACAAGGTGAAGGGGCACATATCACTGTCATAGCACCAGAGATAGATGCTGAAATAGAGCGCATGGATGTTGCATGCATCCAACATCCATTTATAAAGCAGGACATCAGTCAATATGACATCGTGTTTATTACAACAAATGATGACGATGTCAATAAGCAGGTGATGGAATGTGTATATGATAATCAGCTTGTTAATGATTGCTCAAATAAGAGTAACTCAAACTTCTTTAATGTAGCGTCTTTCAAGCATGAGGATATGCGTATTATGATTTCAAGCGAAGGTGTAAGTCCAGAGAAAAGTAAAGCACTTAAACATAAAATTAAAGCGTTATTAAAATAA
- a CDS encoding CbiX/SirB N-terminal domain-containing protein: MKGIIYIAHGSKMPDKNERFRAFIDHIISKRPERVQQLAFLEKDAENVPIVTRRMIALGVTELLVMPMLLFPAMHAREDIPEQLDEVLKDFPYITYRIADCFGDEPSVYQVCERILSEFSDETILITAHGNKRFTEPDERLTAMVQVMQQSTDQTLVPAMLYGNLSLEEKLKTMDKHQKIVIMPYFLFDGHLVHKIKRLSQPFIEAGYDISFTETLDLDFNMAQGVLNKLKALEECTHVSGHA, encoded by the coding sequence ATGAAAGGAATCATATATATTGCACATGGATCAAAGATGCCGGATAAAAATGAGCGCTTTAGAGCATTTATTGACCATATTATTTCTAAGCGTCCCGAGAGAGTGCAACAGCTAGCTTTTCTGGAAAAAGATGCTGAGAATGTACCCATTGTTACACGTCGTATGATAGCACTTGGTGTTACAGAATTATTGGTGATGCCGATGCTCTTATTTCCGGCGATGCATGCAAGAGAAGATATTCCAGAACAGCTTGATGAAGTGTTGAAGGACTTTCCTTACATAACATATCGCATTGCCGACTGTTTCGGTGATGAACCGAGCGTGTACCAGGTGTGTGAGCGCATCCTCTCTGAGTTTAGCGACGAAACAATTTTGATTACAGCCCATGGTAACAAAAGATTTACTGAACCCGATGAGCGTCTTACTGCTATGGTACAAGTAATGCAGCAATCGACAGACCAGACGCTAGTTCCGGCAATGTTATATGGTAATTTAAGTCTTGAAGAAAAACTAAAGACGATGGATAAGCATCAGAAGATTGTAATTATGCCGTATTTCTTATTCGATGGTCATCTCGTGCACAAGATTAAAAGACTAAGTCAGCCATTCATTGAAGCGGGATATGATATTTCTTTTACTGAAACATTAGATTTAGATTTTAATATGGCTCAAGGCGTATTAAATAAGCTCAAAGCGCTTGAGGAGTGTACCCATGTATCCGGTCATGCTTAA
- the rplT gene encoding 50S ribosomal protein L20 codes for MPRVKGGTVTRARRKKTIKLAKGYFGSKHTLYKVAKQQVMKSGQYAYRDRRQKKREFRKLWIARINAAARQHDISYSRLMNGLKVAGIDVNRKMLSEIAISDEKAFAEIVNQAKAALK; via the coding sequence ATGCCACGAGTTAAAGGTGGAACAGTAACACGCGCCCGTCGTAAAAAAACGATCAAATTAGCTAAAGGTTACTTTGGTTCTAAACATACATTATATAAAGTAGCAAAACAACAAGTAATGAAGTCAGGTCAATATGCATACCGTGACCGTCGTCAAAAGAAACGTGAATTCCGTAAATTATGGATCGCACGTATCAATGCAGCAGCACGTCAACACGATATCAGCTACAGCCGTTTAATGAACGGATTAAAAGTTGCTGGCATTGATGTTAACCGTAAAATGTTATCAGAGATCGCTATCTCTGACGAAAAAGCATTTGCTGAGATAGTAAACCAAGCGAAAGCAGCTTTAAAATAA
- the rpmI gene encoding 50S ribosomal protein L35, with protein sequence MPKMKTHRGGAKRVKRTGSGKLKRSRAYTSHLFANKSTKQKRGLRKASLVSKGDQKRVAQMLTYVK encoded by the coding sequence ATGCCTAAAATGAAAACTCACCGTGGTGGAGCAAAACGTGTTAAAAGAACTGGTTCAGGGAAATTAAAACGTTCAAGAGCTTACACTTCACATTTATTTGCTAACAAATCAACAAAACAAAAACGTGGATTACGTAAAGCATCTTTAGTTTCTAAAGGTGACCAAAAACGCGTAGCACAAATGTTAACGTACGTAAAATAA
- the infC gene encoding translation initiation factor IF-3, with protein MSTIAKDQTQINDKIRAKELRLIGHDGEQLGVKTKFEAIEIAERVNLDVVLVAPNAKPPVAKIMDYGKFKFEQQKKDKEARKKQKVVTVKEIRLSPTIEDHDFNTKLKNARKFLEKEDKVKVSIRFRGRAITHKEFGQRVLEKFAEECKDLATVEQKPKMDGRSMFLMLAPIVDKKQN; from the coding sequence GTGTCAACCATAGCTAAAGATCAAACTCAAATCAATGACAAAATTCGCGCGAAGGAATTACGTTTAATTGGACATGATGGTGAACAACTCGGTGTTAAAACTAAGTTTGAAGCAATCGAAATTGCAGAACGCGTAAATCTTGATGTTGTTCTTGTTGCACCAAACGCTAAACCACCCGTTGCCAAAATTATGGATTACGGTAAGTTCAAGTTTGAGCAGCAGAAGAAAGATAAAGAAGCACGCAAAAAGCAGAAAGTTGTTACGGTTAAAGAAATTCGTTTAAGTCCTACAATCGAAGATCATGACTTTAATACGAAACTTAAGAATGCACGTAAGTTCTTAGAGAAAGAAGATAAAGTCAAAGTATCTATTCGTTTCCGTGGACGTGCCATTACGCACAAAGAATTCGGTCAGCGTGTATTAGAGAAATTTGCAGAAGAATGTAAAGATCTTGCGACTGTTGAACAAAAACCAAAGATGGATGGACGCTCAATGTTCTTAATGTTAGCGCCTATCGTCGATAAAAAACAAAACTAG
- a CDS encoding amino acid permease, translating into MIAIGGCIGTGLFMTSGGAIRDAGPGGALLAFTIIGIMVFFLMTSLGEMATYLPISGSFSTYATRFVDPSLGFALGWNYWFNWVITVAADVSIAASVIKYWAPMDFLPGWAWSLVFLAIILFLNTLSVRVYGESEYWFAIVKVVTVILFLGIGVLTIFGIIGGEYLGFKNFTTGEAPFLGHGLTGSFLTILGVFLVAGFSFQGTELVGITAGESEEPEKTIPKAIKQVFWRILIFYVLSILVIGLIIPYTNPNLMGGDSVAKSPFTLVFENAGLAFAASFMNAVILTSILSAGNSGMYASTRMLYAMGKDGLASRKFSETNQKGVPIPSLLATFIVVLIIFLVERVASGAYEYIVAASGLTGFIAWLGIAISHYRFRRAFYAQNKDLSVLKYKAMWFPFGPIFAFILCLFVIIGQDTDLIINRNFDMNGFMITYMGIPIFLVFFFYHKLRYKTKKIPLEKVDLSQDTDMSKYEKIDVDIDA; encoded by the coding sequence ATGATTGCCATCGGTGGATGTATTGGTACAGGATTATTTATGACCAGTGGAGGAGCTATCCGTGATGCTGGACCCGGTGGGGCGTTACTTGCATTTACAATTATCGGAATTATGGTCTTCTTCTTAATGACATCACTTGGAGAAATGGCAACGTATCTTCCGATTTCAGGAAGTTTTTCAACTTATGCAACACGATTCGTTGATCCGTCACTTGGATTTGCATTAGGCTGGAACTATTGGTTTAACTGGGTGATTACTGTAGCGGCGGATGTGAGTATTGCTGCAAGTGTAATTAAATACTGGGCACCGATGGACTTCTTACCAGGCTGGGCATGGAGTTTAGTCTTTTTAGCCATCATTTTATTTTTGAACACATTATCAGTGCGCGTATATGGTGAAAGTGAGTATTGGTTCGCGATTGTTAAAGTAGTAACAGTTATCTTATTTTTAGGGATTGGTGTACTGACAATCTTCGGAATAATCGGAGGAGAGTATTTAGGGTTCAAAAATTTCACGACTGGTGAAGCACCGTTTCTAGGTCATGGATTAACCGGAAGCTTCTTAACGATTCTTGGTGTATTTTTAGTTGCAGGCTTTAGTTTCCAAGGTACAGAGCTTGTAGGAATTACTGCAGGTGAGTCTGAAGAACCAGAAAAAACGATTCCAAAAGCAATCAAACAAGTATTCTGGAGAATATTAATTTTCTATGTTTTATCTATTCTAGTCATTGGTTTAATCATTCCTTACACAAATCCGAACTTAATGGGAGGAGACAGTGTTGCGAAGTCGCCATTTACATTAGTTTTTGAAAATGCTGGACTTGCGTTTGCAGCGTCATTTATGAATGCTGTTATCTTAACGTCAATTCTCTCAGCGGGTAACAGTGGTATGTATGCTTCAACACGTATGTTATACGCGATGGGTAAAGACGGATTAGCATCCCGTAAATTTTCTGAGACCAATCAGAAAGGGGTTCCGATTCCGAGTTTATTAGCGACCTTCATAGTTGTGCTGATTATCTTCTTAGTTGAACGTGTGGCCAGTGGTGCATATGAATATATCGTTGCGGCAAGTGGATTAACTGGCTTTATCGCCTGGCTCGGTATCGCTATTAGTCATTATAGATTCCGTCGTGCATTTTATGCGCAGAACAAAGATTTATCAGTATTGAAGTATAAAGCAATGTGGTTCCCATTCGGTCCAATCTTTGCATTCATACTATGTCTCTTTGTAATTATTGGTCAGGATACGGACCTGATTATAAATAGAAACTTTGACATGAATGGCTTTATGATTACATATATGGGAATTCCTATTTTCTTAGTATTTTTCTTCTATCATAAACTGAGATATAAAACAAAGAAGATCCCATTAGAAAAAGTTGATTTATCACAAGATACAGATATGAGTAAATATGAAAAAATAGATGTTGACATTGATGCATAA
- the thrS gene encoding threonine--tRNA ligase — protein sequence MSEINIKFPDGNVKSFEAGVTTEDIAGSISPGLKKKALAGKFNGQMVDLSTALETDGDIEIITPESPEGIEVLRHSTAHLMAQALKRMYGNVHFGVGPVIEEGFYYDIDTEHKISSEDLLEIEKTMRQIVGENIKIERRVVSREEAKKIFADDPYKQELIDAIPEDENVTIYSQGEFTDLCRGVHVPSTAKIKEFKLLSTAGAYWRGDADNKMLQRIYGTAFFDKKALKAHLKILEERKERDHRKIGKELELFTTNQLVGAGLPLWLPNGATIRRELERYIVDKEVALGYDHVYTPIMGSVDLYKTSGHWDHYQEDMFPPMEMDNEALVLRPMNCPHHMMVYKNKPHSYRELPIRIAELGMMHRYEASGAVSGLQRVRGMTLNDAHIFVRPDQIKEEFIRVVQLVIDVYKDFKFQDYKFRLSYRDPEDTEKYFQDDEMWERAQLMLKEAVDEMGLDYEEAPGEAAFYGPKLDVQVKTALGKEETLSTVQLDFLLPERFDLEYIGSDGEKHRPVVIHRGVISTMERFVAFLTEEYKGAYPLWLAPNQLEIIPVSNEVHYDYARKLYDELKSQGVRCHIDDREEKMGYKIREAQMHKVPYQIVVGDKEIEHNEVNVRQYGKKESKTIDRDDFIWSIVDEIRLKK from the coding sequence ATGAGTGAAATTAATATTAAATTTCCAGATGGTAATGTAAAAAGTTTTGAGGCTGGCGTTACAACTGAAGATATTGCAGGTTCAATCAGTCCTGGTTTAAAGAAGAAAGCTTTAGCAGGAAAATTTAATGGACAAATGGTTGATTTATCAACAGCACTTGAAACAGATGGAGACATCGAAATCATCACGCCTGAGTCTCCTGAAGGTATTGAAGTATTACGTCATTCAACTGCCCATTTAATGGCTCAAGCGCTAAAGCGTATGTATGGTAATGTGCATTTCGGTGTAGGTCCTGTTATTGAAGAAGGTTTCTACTATGATATCGATACAGAGCATAAGATCTCTAGTGAAGACCTACTTGAAATTGAAAAGACGATGCGACAAATTGTCGGAGAGAATATCAAGATTGAGAGACGTGTTGTCAGTCGTGAAGAAGCGAAGAAGATTTTCGCTGATGATCCATACAAACAGGAACTAATCGATGCAATCCCTGAAGATGAGAATGTCACTATCTATTCGCAAGGAGAGTTTACAGATCTTTGTCGAGGTGTGCATGTGCCTTCAACTGCTAAGATAAAAGAATTCAAGCTATTATCAACTGCTGGTGCGTATTGGAGAGGTGATGCAGATAACAAGATGCTGCAGCGTATTTATGGTACTGCATTCTTCGATAAAAAAGCGCTGAAAGCACATCTGAAGATTCTTGAAGAACGCAAAGAACGTGATCATCGTAAAATCGGTAAGGAGCTGGAGCTCTTTACAACAAATCAGCTTGTAGGTGCAGGTTTACCGTTATGGTTACCAAATGGTGCAACAATTCGACGTGAATTAGAGCGTTATATCGTGGATAAAGAAGTTGCACTTGGTTATGATCATGTATACACACCGATTATGGGATCGGTTGATCTGTATAAGACGAGTGGTCACTGGGATCATTATCAAGAAGATATGTTCCCTCCGATGGAAATGGACAACGAAGCGCTTGTACTACGCCCGATGAACTGTCCACACCATATGATGGTATACAAGAATAAACCACATTCATATCGTGAATTACCAATACGTATCGCAGAACTTGGTATGATGCATCGCTATGAAGCGAGTGGAGCGGTAAGCGGGTTACAGCGTGTGCGTGGTATGACATTGAATGATGCGCATATATTCGTTCGTCCTGACCAGATTAAAGAAGAATTTATTCGCGTCGTTCAGCTTGTTATCGATGTGTATAAAGACTTTAAGTTCCAAGACTATAAGTTCCGTCTAAGTTATCGTGATCCAGAAGATACTGAAAAGTACTTCCAGGATGATGAAATGTGGGAACGTGCACAATTGATGCTTAAAGAAGCGGTAGATGAAATGGGACTGGATTATGAGGAGGCGCCAGGAGAAGCCGCATTCTATGGTCCTAAATTAGATGTACAGGTTAAAACAGCTTTAGGTAAAGAGGAGACACTTTCAACTGTACAGCTGGATTTCTTATTACCAGAACGATTTGATCTGGAATATATCGGTAGTGATGGTGAGAAACATCGTCCAGTAGTAATCCACCGTGGTGTGATCTCTACGATGGAGCGCTTCGTTGCTTTCTTAACTGAGGAGTATAAAGGAGCCTATCCATTATGGTTAGCGCCTAATCAGCTTGAGATTATCCCAGTTTCAAATGAGGTACATTATGACTACGCGCGTAAACTCTATGATGAACTGAAATCACAAGGTGTCCGTTGTCATATCGATGACCGCGAAGAAAAGATGGGATACAAGATTCGTGAAGCTCAGATGCATAAAGTTCCTTATCAGATTGTTGTAGGAGATAAAGAAATTGAGCATAATGAAGTGAACGTTCGTCAATATGGTAAGAAAGAATCTAAGACAATCGATCGTGATGATTTCATCTGGTCTATTGTAGATGAGATTCGTCTAAAAAAATAA
- the dnaI gene encoding primosomal protein DnaI — translation MKHMGSILHTNSDIFKRIEAIKEETIKEPDIKQFIKENHITDKMIDNDLSVLQEYKDSSKMCDACESYSKCKNFVPGHTPELYVENNKIKIKHLPCPSKLAHDEAQKMKQFITAIHMPKDVLNAKLAQIHLDDKTRIDIVRQANIICRDIARGNDTKGMYIHGPFGTGKSFILGAIANELKERYIYTTLLYFPEFIRELKNGFSDGTYNERLNRVKNTPVLMLDDIGAEDLTPWVRDEVLGPILNHRMMNNMPTFFSSNFDFKELSHHLSMTKHGAEQTKAMRIMERIETLSDAYMLSGKNYRREK, via the coding sequence ATGAAACATATGGGTTCGATACTGCATACGAACAGCGATATATTTAAACGTATTGAGGCAATAAAAGAAGAAACGATTAAAGAACCTGATATTAAGCAGTTTATTAAAGAGAATCACATAACAGATAAGATGATCGATAATGATTTATCTGTACTACAAGAATATAAAGATTCTTCAAAGATGTGCGATGCATGCGAATCTTACAGTAAGTGTAAGAACTTTGTACCAGGACATACGCCTGAACTGTATGTTGAAAACAATAAAATTAAGATTAAGCACCTCCCTTGTCCATCTAAACTCGCTCATGATGAAGCTCAGAAGATGAAACAGTTTATTACTGCAATCCACATGCCGAAGGACGTACTAAATGCAAAGCTTGCACAGATACATTTAGATGATAAAACGCGTATCGATATCGTGCGTCAAGCAAACATCATTTGTCGTGATATCGCAAGAGGTAATGATACGAAAGGGATGTATATTCACGGTCCTTTCGGCACAGGTAAGTCGTTTATACTGGGTGCGATTGCCAACGAACTGAAGGAACGCTATATTTATACGACGCTCCTGTATTTTCCTGAGTTTATTCGAGAACTTAAAAATGGCTTCAGTGATGGTACATATAACGAACGGCTTAACCGTGTGAAAAATACGCCTGTACTTATGCTGGATGATATCGGTGCAGAAGATTTGACGCCATGGGTACGTGATGAAGTGCTTGGACCTATTCTCAACCACCGTATGATGAACAATATGCCGACATTCTTTAGTTCAAATTTCGATTTCAAAGAATTATCTCATCATTTATCAATGACAAAGCATGGTGCTGAACAGACGAAAGCAATGCGTATTATGGAGCGCATCGAGACATTAAGTGATGCTTATATGTTATCAGGTAAAAACTATAGACGTGAAAAATAA
- a CDS encoding DnaD domain protein produces MERYFTELNGTDEFIVISNYVATQVTEDVLTTLYTPLIGVECIGVYQFMRQFLTGYDQTSDVINHYVILSELKMNLAHFEVIRKRLEAIGLLKTYMRIEDNQKFVYKLIAPVMPSQFFNDPMLSVFLFQQVGKPRYQQLKSRFCNETLNLDGYQDVSSKYMDVFGTPKSPEKAIFEGNEYLVKQHESLGIPVHQHTFDFDLLEMLLAQNLITKSQLPKATRNLIVQLATLYDIAAHDMRGIILKSLTSDQQISHEDLRKNARDFYQIEHDGQLPQLTPQQVKDDAPETKLTWFELMDTTSPIDMLTSFSKSEPTIKQKRMIESILEREQLPFGVMNILLQYVMFTNDMKLPQSYIEEIASNWKKQKLSNSEAAYKYVKSFEQKKQEKLYNKANHYKKNNTVQRELTPKWLLEEQQPAVKEDTDNIDLEKERQKLLEELNQSWEEDK; encoded by the coding sequence ATGGAGCGTTATTTTACTGAATTGAATGGAACCGATGAGTTTATCGTTATCAGCAACTATGTTGCAACACAAGTTACTGAAGATGTACTAACTACATTATATACACCCCTAATCGGAGTTGAATGTATTGGCGTCTATCAGTTTATGCGTCAGTTTCTCACAGGTTATGATCAGACAAGCGACGTCATCAATCATTATGTTATTTTAAGTGAATTAAAGATGAACTTAGCGCACTTTGAAGTAATACGTAAACGTTTAGAAGCAATTGGACTACTGAAAACATATATGCGTATTGAAGATAATCAGAAGTTTGTCTATAAACTCATTGCACCCGTCATGCCATCTCAGTTCTTTAATGATCCAATGCTCTCTGTATTCTTGTTCCAGCAAGTAGGTAAGCCGAGATATCAGCAGCTAAAGTCAAGGTTCTGTAATGAAACGTTAAATCTGGACGGTTATCAAGATGTGTCAAGTAAGTACATGGATGTATTTGGTACACCGAAATCTCCGGAAAAGGCTATTTTTGAAGGAAATGAATATCTGGTAAAGCAGCATGAATCGCTCGGAATACCCGTTCACCAGCATACGTTTGATTTTGATTTACTGGAGATGCTGCTCGCACAGAATTTAATCACGAAAAGTCAACTGCCGAAAGCGACGCGTAACTTAATTGTTCAGCTAGCGACACTGTACGATATCGCAGCACATGATATGCGCGGCATCATTTTGAAATCACTGACGAGTGACCAGCAAATTTCACATGAAGATTTACGTAAGAATGCCCGGGACTTCTATCAGATTGAACATGACGGCCAATTACCGCAGTTAACACCTCAGCAGGTAAAAGATGACGCGCCAGAAACGAAACTGACCTGGTTTGAATTGATGGACACGACAAGTCCGATAGATATGCTTACTTCATTTAGTAAGTCTGAACCGACAATTAAACAAAAGCGTATGATTGAATCAATATTAGAACGCGAGCAACTGCCATTTGGTGTAATGAATATATTATTGCAGTATGTCATGTTTACAAATGATATGAAACTGCCGCAGAGTTATATCGAAGAGATTGCTTCAAACTGGAAGAAACAGAAGCTATCGAACAGTGAAGCAGCCTACAAGTATGTGAAGTCATTTGAACAGAAGAAGCAGGAGAAATTGTATAATAAAGCAAATCACTATAAAAAGAATAATACGGTGCAAAGAGAACTGACACCGAAATGGCTGCTTGAAGAACAACAGCCAGCAGTTAAAGAGGATACAGATAATATTGACCTGGAAAAGGAAAGACAGAAGTTATTAGAAGAATTAAATCAATCATGGGAGGAGGATAAATGA